One Olsenella sp. oral taxon 807 DNA segment encodes these proteins:
- a CDS encoding ABC transporter ATP-binding protein/permease has translation MLQLRDVSKAYRTGSFTQVALDAVSVCLRDNEFVAVLGPSGSGKTTLLNILGGLDRADSGDIIINGVSTKSYRPRDWDNYRNHRVGFVFQSYNLIPHQSILSNVELALTLSGVGRAERRRRAVEALTEVGLAEHVHKRPSQLSGGQMQRVAIARALVNDPDIVLADEPTGALDSETGIQVMDILKRVADDRLVVMVTHNPELAEGYATRIIRVQDGRIDGDTDPLSGDAALVVGTSGMAKSSVDGAAAQTPVFGGSPAGASDGRGEPDADVTGVMPPVGTSRLDKRRSRRASMGFLTALSLSFNNLMTKKGRTALTAFAGSIGIIGIAAILALSNGVNHYITKTEEDALSSYPLTINKSSLDVATLLSSAMGTGGKGSSESSESDQAGVDGSGEIRQTRLAADMFAKVKSNDLASFKRYLEGDASDIGRYAADVQYGYGIAPQVFESDSSKGIVRLNPSETGRKMASGAMGSALTGGSTNSSFSELVDDRRLLESQLRVVRGRWPEAADEAVLTLDKDGCISDYTLYSLGFYDPDVMRQMTQQMLNGEEVKMPDNTRAFTYDDAMGMTFKVIPASALYQKNEAQGTWTDMSDDEGYMRERLDEGITLRVVGVVRPSDSAGSTSVREGISYTSALTRRLIQESSDSQIVREQLANPDVDVFTGKTFEELRDSQGRAFDMSSMFTIDQGALKRAFSFDSSALGRSAADMGELDLSGVSLDPSGFDMSSMSLDTSALASIFDADTMSKILGNAPKFDLARSGLADLGTGLTDEQAKRITQAANKLASGFIAWMEKNHPGELGPWAGSGPAAGSRAANAAGASSDTPSGSAADGGRVSGYVVYLREYLSNDETAKEVLAELRGMLGEEASRLVEGAMQDYLTKQFVPYFSEALGSLMSEAAQAMATQLALQMQQQMAAATGQLGTQLSSAISGQLQKQMATLSSAMQDGFKVDPTAFASAIRLNVSQDDLTSLLTNFMNAKDLSYESDLKKLGYADVASPESIRIYPKDFKAKQGVLDIIDGYNRKVSGAGDDSQTIQYTDIAGTLMSSVTSIVDMVSLVLIAFVSISLVVSSIMIGIITHISVLERRKEIGILRAMGASKLGIANIFNAETVIEGLFSGVLAMAVVYVVSVPVNSIVEQTQKVSNIMALTPQNALALVAVSVVLTLVAGTMPAMSAARRDPVEALRSE, from the coding sequence ATGCTTCAGCTCAGGGATGTCTCGAAGGCGTACAGGACTGGCTCCTTCACCCAGGTCGCACTCGATGCGGTTTCGGTCTGTCTGCGTGACAATGAGTTCGTGGCCGTGCTTGGTCCCTCTGGCTCGGGCAAGACCACGCTGCTCAACATCCTTGGTGGCCTTGACCGGGCTGACTCGGGCGACATCATCATCAACGGTGTCTCGACCAAGAGCTATCGTCCCAGGGATTGGGATAACTACCGCAACCACCGTGTGGGCTTCGTCTTCCAGAGCTACAACCTCATACCACACCAGTCGATACTCTCCAACGTGGAGCTTGCGCTCACGCTCTCGGGTGTGGGGCGCGCTGAGAGACGCCGTCGTGCCGTCGAGGCCCTCACGGAGGTGGGGCTTGCGGAGCACGTCCACAAGAGGCCGAGCCAGCTCTCGGGTGGCCAGATGCAGCGCGTGGCGATTGCCCGCGCCCTCGTGAACGACCCCGACATTGTGCTCGCCGACGAACCGACCGGTGCCCTTGACAGCGAGACCGGTATCCAGGTCATGGACATCCTCAAGCGGGTGGCCGATGACCGCCTGGTCGTGATGGTGACGCACAACCCCGAGCTTGCCGAGGGCTATGCGACGCGCATCATCCGCGTGCAGGATGGGCGCATAGACGGAGACACGGATCCGCTCTCGGGCGACGCGGCCCTGGTCGTGGGGACTTCCGGCATGGCCAAGTCCTCGGTCGATGGTGCGGCGGCGCAGACCCCTGTGTTTGGTGGGTCGCCTGCGGGGGCCTCAGACGGGAGGGGAGAGCCTGACGCAGACGTGACCGGCGTCATGCCGCCTGTGGGTACGAGCAGACTCGACAAGCGACGGAGCAGGCGTGCCTCGATGGGATTTCTCACTGCACTCTCGCTCTCGTTCAACAACCTCATGACCAAGAAGGGGCGAACGGCGCTCACGGCCTTCGCAGGTTCCATAGGCATCATTGGCATCGCAGCCATCCTCGCCCTCTCCAACGGTGTCAACCACTACATCACCAAGACGGAAGAGGATGCGCTCTCAAGCTACCCACTCACGATCAACAAGAGCAGCCTAGACGTCGCAACCCTGCTCTCGTCCGCGATGGGGACGGGTGGTAAGGGCAGCTCGGAGTCGAGCGAGTCTGATCAGGCCGGCGTGGACGGATCTGGCGAGATCAGGCAGACGAGGCTCGCCGCAGACATGTTCGCCAAGGTCAAGTCTAATGACCTCGCATCGTTCAAGCGCTACCTGGAAGGCGACGCGTCAGACATCGGTCGATACGCGGCCGACGTCCAGTATGGCTATGGCATCGCCCCACAGGTCTTCGAGAGCGACAGCTCCAAGGGCATCGTGAGGCTCAATCCCTCCGAGACGGGCAGGAAGATGGCCAGTGGGGCCATGGGCTCGGCCCTTACGGGCGGCTCCACGAACTCGTCCTTCAGTGAGCTCGTGGATGACCGCAGGTTGCTCGAAAGTCAGCTGCGCGTGGTCAGGGGCCGCTGGCCCGAGGCGGCTGACGAGGCGGTGCTCACACTCGACAAGGATGGGTGCATTAGTGACTACACCCTCTATAGCCTAGGGTTCTATGACCCCGACGTCATGCGCCAGATGACACAGCAGATGCTGAACGGCGAGGAGGTGAAGATGCCCGATAACACCCGGGCGTTCACCTACGACGACGCCATGGGCATGACCTTCAAGGTGATACCCGCGAGTGCCCTCTATCAGAAAAACGAGGCGCAGGGTACGTGGACAGACATGTCCGACGACGAGGGCTACATGAGGGAGAGGCTCGACGAGGGCATCACGCTCAGGGTCGTGGGCGTCGTGAGGCCCTCTGACTCCGCAGGCTCCACGAGCGTGCGCGAGGGCATCTCCTACACTTCGGCGCTCACCCGTAGACTCATCCAGGAGTCGTCTGACTCCCAGATAGTGCGAGAGCAGCTTGCCAACCCCGACGTGGACGTCTTCACAGGCAAGACCTTCGAGGAGCTTCGGGACAGCCAAGGCAGGGCCTTTGACATGAGCTCGATGTTCACGATCGACCAGGGCGCGCTCAAGAGGGCCTTCTCCTTCGACTCGAGTGCGCTTGGCAGGTCGGCGGCCGACATGGGCGAGCTCGATCTTTCGGGGGTGAGCCTTGACCCATCGGGCTTCGACATGAGTTCGATGAGCCTTGACACCAGCGCACTCGCCTCGATCTTCGACGCGGACACGATGTCAAAGATCCTGGGCAACGCACCCAAGTTCGACTTGGCAAGGAGCGGACTTGCGGATCTTGGTACGGGACTCACCGACGAGCAGGCCAAGCGTATCACCCAGGCTGCCAACAAGCTCGCGAGCGGCTTCATCGCATGGATGGAGAAGAACCATCCGGGGGAGTTGGGTCCTTGGGCGGGGTCTGGCCCGGCAGCGGGATCAAGGGCCGCGAATGCTGCAGGCGCATCAAGCGATACTCCCAGCGGGTCCGCAGCTGATGGTGGCCGTGTATCGGGCTACGTCGTGTACCTGCGAGAGTACCTCTCAAACGATGAGACAGCCAAGGAGGTGCTTGCGGAGCTGCGGGGCATGCTTGGGGAGGAGGCCTCGAGGCTCGTGGAAGGGGCCATGCAGGACTATCTGACCAAGCAGTTCGTGCCTTACTTCTCTGAGGCCCTAGGCTCCCTCATGTCAGAGGCGGCTCAGGCGATGGCGACGCAGCTCGCCCTCCAGATGCAGCAGCAGATGGCGGCGGCGACGGGTCAGTTGGGCACACAGCTTTCGAGCGCCATCTCGGGGCAGCTCCAGAAGCAGATGGCAACGCTCTCGAGCGCCATGCAGGATGGCTTCAAGGTAGACCCGACAGCCTTCGCGAGCGCCATCAGGCTCAACGTGAGCCAGGATGACCTGACGTCTCTGCTCACCAACTTCATGAACGCCAAGGACCTGAGCTACGAGAGCGACCTCAAGAAGCTCGGCTACGCTGACGTCGCCAGCCCGGAGTCCATCAGGATCTATCCCAAGGACTTCAAGGCCAAGCAGGGTGTTCTCGACATCATCGACGGCTATAACAGGAAGGTGAGTGGCGCGGGCGACGATAGTCAGACCATCCAATACACCGACATCGCGGGGACGCTCATGAGCTCGGTCACGAGTATCGTGGACATGGTGTCCCTTGTCCTGATCGCCTTCGTGTCGATCTCGCTCGTGGTGAGTTCCATCATGATCGGCATCATCACCCATATTTCGGTGCTCGAGCGCAGGAAGGAGATAGGCATCCTCCGCGCGATGGGTGCCTCGAAGCTTGGCATCGCCAACATCTTCAACGCCGAGACCGTGATAGAGGGGCTCTTCTCGGGAGTTCTTGCCATGGCTGTGGTGTACGTGGTGTCCGTACCGGTCAACAGCATCGTCGAGCAGACGCAGAAGGTTTCGAACATCATGGCGCTCACGCCGCAGAATGCCTTGGCGCTGGTAGCGGTCTCGGTCGTGCTCACGCTCGTTGCCGGTACCATGCCCGCCATGAGCGCGGCCCGTCGTGATCCGGTCGAGGCGCTCAGGAGCGAGTAG
- the gpmA gene encoding 2,3-diphosphoglycerate-dependent phosphoglycerate mutase: MAENDGRMQLVIVRHGESEWNLKNLFTGWTDVDLTDTGREEAAAGGKALREAGFDFDVCYTSLLKRAIHTLDIVLDELDRAWLPVHKTWRLNERHYGALQGLNKADAAAEHGEDQVLIWRRSFDVQPPALKPGDKRDPHIQAQFREVPQEDLPYTECLKDTIARAWPYFEQHIKPELEAKKRVLIAAHGNSLRALVMEFEHLTPDEILKVNIPTGVPCSYTFDSDWNITDKHYIGDPETIAKKIEAVANQGKVKK; the protein is encoded by the coding sequence ATGGCCGAGAATGATGGGCGCATGCAGCTGGTGATCGTACGCCACGGCGAGAGCGAGTGGAACCTCAAGAACCTCTTCACTGGCTGGACTGACGTCGACCTCACCGATACGGGCCGCGAGGAGGCGGCCGCAGGCGGCAAGGCGCTTCGCGAGGCAGGCTTCGACTTCGACGTATGCTACACATCGCTGCTAAAGCGTGCCATTCACACCCTTGACATCGTGCTCGACGAGCTTGACCGCGCCTGGCTTCCCGTCCACAAGACCTGGCGCCTCAATGAGCGCCACTACGGGGCCCTGCAGGGCCTCAACAAGGCCGACGCAGCTGCTGAGCACGGCGAGGACCAGGTCCTCATCTGGCGTCGCTCCTTTGACGTCCAGCCTCCCGCACTCAAGCCAGGCGACAAGCGCGATCCCCACATCCAGGCACAGTTTCGCGAGGTGCCGCAGGAGGACCTCCCCTACACCGAGTGCCTCAAGGACACCATCGCCCGTGCCTGGCCCTACTTCGAGCAGCACATCAAGCCCGAGCTCGAGGCCAAAAAGCGCGTTCTCATCGCCGCTCATGGCAACAGCCTGCGCGCGCTCGTGATGGAGTTCGAGCACCTCACGCCCGACGAGATCCTGAAGGTCAACATCCCCACCGGCGTACCCTGCTCCTATACCTTCGATAGCGACTGGAACATCACCGACAAGCACTACATCGGCGATCCCGAGACCATCGCAAAGAAGATCGAGGCCGTCGCCAACCAGGGCAAGGTGAAGAAGTAG
- the pth2 gene encoding aminoacyl-tRNA hydrolase, with protein sequence MPNLSYKAKQLIVMRRDLKMRKGKVAAQAGHACVEATLAALVREGRQDQLRVAPDGSRVYLDDENGIPTALSDWFDAGVAKVCVYVDSEDELLDIAAQGRERNFIVALIRDAGLTEFHGKPTHTCLAFEPLHADEIDPITGELPLY encoded by the coding sequence ATGCCAAACTTGTCCTACAAGGCAAAGCAGCTGATCGTCATGAGACGCGACCTCAAGATGCGCAAGGGAAAAGTCGCAGCCCAGGCGGGACACGCCTGCGTCGAGGCAACCCTAGCGGCACTCGTCCGGGAGGGGCGCCAAGACCAGCTGCGCGTGGCACCGGACGGCAGTCGAGTCTACCTCGACGACGAAAACGGGATACCGACGGCACTTTCCGACTGGTTCGACGCCGGCGTCGCCAAGGTCTGCGTCTACGTGGACTCCGAGGATGAGCTGCTCGACATCGCGGCACAGGGACGCGAGCGCAACTTCATCGTCGCGCTCATCCGCGACGCGGGCCTCACGGAGTTCCACGGTAAGCCCACACATACCTGCCTAGCCTTCGAACCTCTGCACGCCGATGAGATCGACCCCATCACTGGCGAGCTCCCGCTATACTAA